The following proteins are co-located in the Massilia litorea genome:
- a CDS encoding TonB-dependent receptor domain-containing protein has product MHQRTKIAVAVTLAVSAMSAFAQTATTETSLQRVEVTGSRIRAVDLATAQPIQVMSQEQIQKSGLVTVGDILNTLSSSGSPDFSRGAVLTSNREMGGQFLNMRNLGSERLLVLVDGKRWSQSVDGFTDMSTIPSSMIDRMEILKDGASAIYGSDAIAGVVNIILKKNMEGGQFSGYMGQNKEGDGKTKDWSLSYGVAGDKGSLMFGLSHAEQGVVWARDRALTSFTYGPNHYFDGLGTSPWGRVTPITAAGTSNTSAAAGGFNRMINHTGTYDGVGTSSDSRNPANYHAFSSAKEADLYNSTQDMMFQAPSRLTSIFTKGTLNLPMDMRFTTTAMYAERGSTTQVAGYPLTSTSQVANKVFLDKDSYYNPYGNQVAGAGLGQDVFFARRVIELPRITQNKNRTLHVDAALQGNLNLGPSTWDWSLGYNHSAVSGNTTSSGNIDLVNLKKAVGPSFLGTDGVVHCGTSMTNIVTGCVPFNVLGGPSASTPEALAYINHKGGGTYNSTVNSATADISGEIFKLPAGGLGFAAGIERREVRGSDNPDSLEQLALTTNLAGFSTVGKYTVKEAYAELNVPILKNVFLAQSLGLNLATRYSDYSNFGDTTNSKVSLTWKPINDLLVRGTWAEGFRAPALGDTFGGGSQSFDTYLDICDTAFGRASRDAAVAARCIASGAPANFRQKNQAGGNVGAAGAQTPVAFNTGVGNNSLTPETATTKTAGFVYNPSYVNGLSIAVDYFDIEVKNRVSAIGVAYTLNQCYVSGVQEFCNNFSRDATGQITQLNRGNKNMGSMSTKGIDLELNYRLARNAYGQFAIRSQTTYVDEFNLQSTNESEVLNYAGEYPYYRVKSNVNLDWSLGNWSATLGARYFSPVKTTGWDCDPAAPIECNNPTGQSAGFDGYNKLGSQVYTDLSVGYKTAWNGKIMVGINNILGRKPRSNYDAGSSAAKVDADVPLDRFFWVRYNQSF; this is encoded by the coding sequence ATGCATCAACGTACAAAAATCGCGGTGGCCGTTACCCTGGCTGTAAGCGCGATGTCCGCCTTTGCCCAAACGGCGACTACCGAAACCTCACTGCAGCGCGTCGAAGTGACCGGTTCCCGTATTCGCGCTGTTGACCTGGCGACGGCACAACCAATCCAGGTCATGAGCCAGGAGCAGATCCAGAAGAGCGGCCTCGTCACCGTCGGCGACATCCTGAACACCCTGTCCTCGTCGGGTAGCCCGGACTTCTCGCGCGGCGCGGTGCTGACCTCCAACCGCGAAATGGGCGGCCAGTTCCTGAACATGCGTAACCTGGGTTCCGAGCGTCTGCTGGTGCTGGTGGACGGCAAACGCTGGAGCCAGTCGGTTGACGGCTTCACCGACATGTCGACCATCCCGTCGTCGATGATCGACCGCATGGAAATCCTGAAGGACGGCGCCTCGGCCATTTACGGCTCGGACGCGATCGCCGGCGTGGTCAACATCATCCTGAAGAAAAACATGGAAGGTGGCCAGTTCAGCGGCTACATGGGCCAGAACAAGGAAGGCGACGGCAAGACCAAGGACTGGAGCCTGTCGTACGGCGTCGCTGGCGACAAGGGTTCGTTGATGTTCGGCCTGTCGCACGCGGAGCAAGGCGTTGTGTGGGCACGCGACCGCGCGCTGACCAGCTTCACCTACGGCCCGAACCACTACTTCGACGGCCTGGGCACCAGCCCATGGGGCCGCGTTACCCCGATCACGGCAGCCGGCACCTCGAACACCTCGGCCGCAGCCGGCGGTTTCAACCGCATGATCAACCACACCGGCACCTACGACGGCGTGGGCACCAGCTCGGATTCGCGCAATCCGGCCAACTACCACGCTTTCTCCAGCGCCAAGGAAGCGGACCTGTACAACTCGACCCAGGACATGATGTTCCAGGCGCCGAGCCGCCTGACCTCGATCTTCACCAAAGGCACGCTGAACCTGCCGATGGACATGCGCTTCACCACCACCGCCATGTACGCCGAGCGCGGCTCGACGACCCAGGTCGCCGGCTACCCGCTGACCAGCACCTCCCAGGTCGCGAACAAGGTCTTCCTGGACAAGGACAGCTACTACAATCCGTACGGCAACCAAGTAGCCGGCGCCGGCCTCGGCCAGGACGTGTTCTTTGCCCGCCGCGTCATCGAACTGCCGCGCATCACCCAGAACAAGAACCGCACCCTGCACGTCGACGCAGCCCTGCAAGGCAACCTGAACCTGGGTCCAAGCACCTGGGACTGGAGCCTGGGTTACAACCACAGCGCGGTCAGCGGCAACACCACCAGCAGCGGCAACATCGACCTGGTCAACCTGAAGAAGGCCGTCGGCCCATCCTTCCTGGGTACCGACGGTGTCGTGCACTGCGGCACCAGCATGACCAACATCGTCACCGGTTGCGTACCGTTCAACGTCCTGGGCGGCCCATCGGCGTCGACCCCGGAAGCGCTGGCTTACATCAACCACAAAGGCGGCGGTACCTACAACAGCACCGTCAACAGCGCAACGGCCGACATCAGCGGCGAAATCTTCAAGCTGCCAGCAGGCGGCCTGGGCTTCGCAGCCGGTATCGAACGCCGCGAAGTACGCGGTTCGGACAATCCTGACTCGCTCGAGCAGCTGGCACTGACGACCAACCTGGCTGGTTTCAGCACGGTCGGCAAGTACACGGTCAAGGAAGCGTATGCCGAATTGAACGTTCCTATCCTGAAGAATGTCTTCCTGGCACAGAGCCTGGGCCTGAACCTGGCAACCCGCTATTCGGACTACAGCAACTTCGGCGACACCACCAACAGCAAGGTCAGCCTGACCTGGAAGCCAATCAACGACCTGCTGGTCCGCGGCACCTGGGCTGAAGGCTTCCGTGCTCCGGCACTGGGCGACACCTTCGGCGGCGGCTCGCAGTCGTTCGACACCTACCTGGACATCTGCGATACCGCCTTCGGCCGTGCCTCGCGCGACGCAGCCGTCGCAGCACGCTGCATCGCCAGCGGCGCCCCAGCCAACTTCCGCCAGAAGAACCAGGCTGGCGGCAACGTCGGTGCAGCTGGTGCACAGACCCCGGTGGCGTTCAACACCGGCGTCGGCAACAACAGCCTGACCCCGGAAACGGCAACCACCAAGACCGCAGGCTTCGTGTACAACCCATCGTACGTGAACGGCCTGTCGATCGCTGTGGACTACTTCGACATCGAAGTCAAGAACCGTGTGTCGGCCATCGGCGTCGCTTACACCCTGAACCAGTGCTACGTGAGCGGTGTGCAAGAGTTCTGCAACAACTTCTCGCGTGACGCAACCGGCCAGATCACCCAGCTGAACCGTGGCAACAAGAACATGGGTTCGATGTCGACCAAGGGTATCGACCTGGAGCTGAACTACCGCCTGGCGCGCAATGCGTACGGCCAGTTCGCGATCCGCAGCCAGACCACCTATGTGGACGAGTTCAACCTGCAGAGCACGAACGAGTCGGAAGTGCTGAACTACGCCGGCGAGTACCCGTACTACCGCGTGAAGTCGAACGTCAACCTGGACTGGTCGCTGGGCAACTGGTCGGCCACCCTGGGCGCCCGTTACTTCAGCCCGGTCAAGACCACCGGCTGGGATTGCGATCCTGCCGCGCCGATCGAGTGCAACAACCCGACTGGCCAGTCCGCTGGCTTCGACGGCTACAACAAGCTCGGTTCGCAGGTCTATACCGACCTGAGCGTCGGTTACAAGACCGCATGGAACGGCAAGATCATGGTTGGTATCAACAACATCCTGGGCCGCAAGCCACGTTCGAACTACGATGCCGGCTCGTCGGCAGCGAAAGTCGACGCGGACGTCCCGCTGGACCGCTTCTTCTGGGTCCGTTACAACCAGTCGTTCTAA